The Streptomyces durmitorensis genome contains the following window.
CTTGATCTCAACGGTGGCAGATTCTGTCACACAGGCATGTTGTGCCTAGGGAGGGCCCGTCGCTGTGCCGTCTGGCATAACCTGCCTGGCATGCCCGCAAGTTCGCTCAATGCGCCCGATTCGCTCACCGAACGCCGTAAGGCGGAGACGCGGCTGGACATCGCCCGTACCGCGGCCGCGCTCTTCGTCGAGAACGGGCTGAGGGCCACGCGCGCGGAGGACATCGCCCGCGCGGCGGGTGTCGCGCCGCGCACCTTCTACCGCTACTTCGCGACGAAGGAGGAGGCTGTGGCCCCGCTCTTCGCCGCCGGGGCGCAGCAGTGGGCGGAGGCGGTGCGGGGTGCGCCCGCGGGGCTGTCGGTACGGGAGGCGCTGCGGCACGCGGCGTCGAGGGCGCTGGTCCCTGACAGCGATGCCGCGCCGGGGCTCGCGATCGGGGACGCGGAGGCGCTGGAGTGGGTGCGGGCGCTGCTGCGGATGGCGGGGGAGAGCGCGGCGCTCAGGGCGGTGTGGTCGAACGCCTGCCACGCATCGGAGGAGACGCTGCTCTCCGTCCTGACGGAGCGGGAGGGGCGCGGGACGGGGGCGCCTTCGCTGGAGCTGCGGCTCGTGGCGGGGGTGGCCAGTGCGGCGGTGCGGGTGGCGGTGGAGACATGGGCGGCAGGGGACGACCCCGCCGGTGGCGGGGGTGGCCCGGCGGCTCTGGCGGAACACTGCATCGAAACCTTGGAGGGCTTCCGCTGGCCGTAGGGCGCAGTGACGCCGGGACGTAAGTCCGTTTGTGTCTGCCAAAGGTCCGAACGTGTTTACTTTGCCGATATCCAGCCGTAGCCTGCAAGCGAAACAACACGCTCGGGCACCAGGCGGAGGCAAACGGACATGTACGCACCGGAGCGGCAGCAGGAGATCCTGCGGCTCGCACGCGACGGCGGCCGAGTCGACGTCCTGTCGCTCGCCGAGGAGTTCAAGGTCACCGCCGAGACCATCCGGCGCGACCTGAAGGCCCTGGACCGGGCAGGTCTCGTGCGGCGCGTGCACGGTGGTGCCATACCGGCAGGACGCCTCGACTTCGAGCCCGACCTCGCGGAGCGAGAGGGAACGGCCGCCGACGAGAAGGACCGCATCGCCCACGCCGCCCTCGCCGAACTCCCCACCGAAGGCAGCGTCATCCTCGACGCCGGCTCGACCGTCGCCCGCCTAGCCGCCTCACTCCCGCTGGAAGCGACGTTCACCGTCGTCACCCACGGCCTGCCCACCGCGGCCCGCCTCGCCGACCACCCCGGCATCCAGCTCCACCTCATCGGGGGCCGCGTCCGCAGCCGTACGCGCGCCGCCGTCGACGCGTGGGCGCTGCGTGCGTACGGAGAGATCCGCGCCGACGTCCTCTTCGTCGCCGCGAACGGCTTCTCCGCGGAAGCGGGACTCACCACCCCCGACCTCGCCGAAGCCGCCGTCAAGCGCGCGGCGATCGGCGCGGCCCGCCGCGTGGTGCTCCTCGCGGACTCCGCCAAGCACGGCCAGGAGCACTTCGCGCGCTTCGGCGACCTGGCCGACGTGGACCTGCTGATCACCGACACCGGACTCAGCCCCGAGGACGCCACGGCGATCGAGGCCGGCGGCACGGAGGTGATCCG
Protein-coding sequences here:
- a CDS encoding TetR/AcrR family transcriptional regulator; the protein is MPASSLNAPDSLTERRKAETRLDIARTAAALFVENGLRATRAEDIARAAGVAPRTFYRYFATKEEAVAPLFAAGAQQWAEAVRGAPAGLSVREALRHAASRALVPDSDAAPGLAIGDAEALEWVRALLRMAGESAALRAVWSNACHASEETLLSVLTEREGRGTGAPSLELRLVAGVASAAVRVAVETWAAGDDPAGGGGGPAALAEHCIETLEGFRWP
- a CDS encoding DeoR/GlpR family DNA-binding transcription regulator, producing MYAPERQQEILRLARDGGRVDVLSLAEEFKVTAETIRRDLKALDRAGLVRRVHGGAIPAGRLDFEPDLAEREGTAADEKDRIAHAALAELPTEGSVILDAGSTVARLAASLPLEATFTVVTHGLPTAARLADHPGIQLHLIGGRVRSRTRAAVDAWALRAYGEIRADVLFVAANGFSAEAGLTTPDLAEAAVKRAAIGAARRVVLLADSAKHGQEHFARFGDLADVDLLITDTGLSPEDATAIEAGGTEVIRA